A single Prevotella sp. E15-22 DNA region contains:
- a CDS encoding acyltransferase family protein encodes MKRIGWIDFLRGFSMILILVFHTEVYYKGEEIATPYYVYTTNAIILFYFISGFLLYKDTAFQIKRKLQAIGRYLLLPYFVFTSLLAVPKLLIRNSEINFSEIASNIILGNASWFIAALIIAEVLFSLLLWISRGKERWLSTVALLCFISYYLLPFNQHSYWQWQDALLAFDFLYLGYFYNKHKAVFNTINKPYISLLLLSILILIKVYEYQVDLPMRNIAIESAPLFLADAITWLLLIVSLIPFIPNNKLIEWTGRHSITYYFLCGGCPLIVAMTMNRIGFAYEGYFYRFILAFILVYILASLLTWLINRYVPL; translated from the coding sequence ATGAAAAGAATAGGATGGATTGACTTTCTGAGAGGCTTCTCAATGATTCTCATCCTTGTATTCCATACTGAAGTATATTACAAGGGAGAAGAAATTGCTACACCTTATTACGTCTATACCACCAACGCCATCATCCTCTTTTATTTCATCTCTGGCTTTCTTTTATATAAGGATACAGCATTCCAAATCAAAAGAAAACTGCAGGCCATAGGCAGATACCTGTTATTACCATATTTCGTATTTACCTCTCTCCTGGCTGTTCCTAAACTATTAATCAGAAACAGCGAGATAAACTTTTCTGAAATAGCGTCAAACATCATTTTAGGTAATGCGTCGTGGTTCATAGCGGCCCTCATCATAGCAGAGGTGTTGTTCTCCCTGTTGTTATGGATAAGTCGTGGAAAAGAACGATGGTTATCAACAGTAGCGCTGCTCTGCTTTATAAGCTATTATCTATTACCATTTAATCAACACAGTTATTGGCAATGGCAAGACGCTCTGTTGGCGTTCGATTTCCTTTATTTAGGCTATTTCTACAACAAACACAAGGCCGTTTTCAACACTATCAACAAGCCATATATATCATTATTACTTTTATCTATTCTTATTCTGATAAAAGTATATGAGTATCAGGTGGATCTTCCCATGAGGAACATAGCCATTGAAAGTGCGCCATTATTCCTGGCAGATGCCATCACGTGGCTATTGTTGATCGTATCACTTATTCCCTTTATTCCGAATAATAAGCTCATTGAATGGACTGGCCGTCATAGCATCACATACTACTTCCTTTGTGGCGGATGTCCATTGATAGTGGCGATGACGATGAACAGAATTGGCTTCGCCTACGAGGGTTATTTCTATCGCTTTATCCTGGCTTTTATCCTCGTATATATCCTCGCCAGCCTGTTAACATGGCTCATCAACAGATACGTGCCGCTTTAG